Part of the Danaus plexippus chromosome 23, MEX_DaPlex, whole genome shotgun sequence genome is shown below.
aatggcggaatattaatttaaatctattttcgtTATAGAATTTGATCAGCAGTACCGTTTCCACGCGTCCTTGATCGGTAAACCTGAATTGCCGATATGGCTTCGTTACATCTACAGCGGGCGACATCACTCGGGATTCATTTTTGGCACGCCGCCCCGAAATACTGAATCTCCTATTACggtaattttagtaaaaattatgttatagtcTATggttcaacattttttttaatattgtttatggtAGCTTGTATACAGGGTGTATATGTTAGGAAAATAATCTATCTGAATGAtagatattactttataaaaataccaattGTGTGTGTTCTACAACTAAttatagtgttttataatattttatgaatatatttgtaatttaacttatttctaaccatatatttttcaccTAAAGTTTTCTGTTACTTAACAACAGCTTATTAAATATGAGACATGAGGATGTATGTCCTAATGTTATCAAGATTATCGCGTGTacacatttaattgaaaatatttttttgatactaCGCGtttaaatggaactaatatATTCGGTTCACTACgcgtttgttttattattttttaaactacataatcccgacgtttcgtttactttgcagcaaccgtccgtgctcacggttgctgcaaagtaaccgaaacgtcgggattatgaaGACATATAATAACTAACTCGTAGTATCCCAAACACTTAGTTTCCTCTAAAATATCTCCTTTCGTAAAGTTACCTttctattttatgatttttcatTTCCGTTTCCAGTTAGAGGTGATAGGGTTGAACCGTCAGGACTATGAAACCCGCCGGGTGCTGTTAACCCTGAAGGTTCTTCCCAAGGAGAAGATGGCTCGCCACGAGGTCGAGTTCAAGATAGACAATCTTAATGTTGAAGATCTTCTCGATGAGCATAGGTACATTTTGTTATGTAGCTTTTCCTTTGCCAAATGTACCGCCCGTTTAATtagttactttatatataacatatgtcatatatttttctgcaTACTTATCTGTTTCTATGCTAAATTTAATTCCTATTGATCCAGCTGTTTTGctgttaaaatgtaacaaacagATTCAATGTCACATATAATTAGTCATGGGTCAAAATTCATCCACAagaatatcattaatatcatTGATATACAAGAATCATATCAAACGATTCCCAGAATGAGCCGTCTGAAGGACATACTCCGTACTAAACTATGGTTTGAGAGCAGCGAGGATCTGTATCCGACGTTCCTTGCATCAGCTATAGACTTGGGAGCCAGGCTACCGTTGAAGCCCAGCGATGGAGAAGGGTCAGTATGGGAATAGggaattaagtaaataaacactATAACAGACAGGAATTAAGAGTTCCTGTGTAAGAAATATGTATTGGTGCAAGttccatatacatatgttgatttttttgaattccATCTTCATCTGTGTCCCATTGACAAGACACACATGAGATAACTGACAACATGTATCTTCAGATAActtatctattttaaattataatacttatatatatataagcttaaaaatattatataaacattaggAATACCAATACCAGATATGAACACTTgtcaatcttttttttttcatatcatgtGTATATTCCATTCTGTTCCGATCGCTTtgtcatgaaaaaaaaagtaaatagtaaataattttctttttttttcgcGGTATCTCCGGAACAATCTTAGGATATTTATATCTTGTGCGTTAGGTACAAGATGACCCTTAAGATTCAATCATCCATGAGGAATAGATCGCAAACTGAAAGAGATAGACGTGTGTAATGTACTTTGACCGTACAGTGACTGGCATCACCACAAGGGATGtatacaagtggcgccatctgtgtcgtactaataataatatactataatccttagaattatttttatgactgattataattaattataacactgAGCCATTGTCATTTTGTAATGGCGACATTTAAGTATCgacttgtatttgaaaactatgaaAACTGGTTTCTCCATTTTGTTAGACATAATTGGAAGTATCgcttaacatttaaaaccaaGACCGAAAATGTACTTTGAACACTacgtaagatatttttatgaaaggaaatcataattaaatattttcctaacatagtatattatattccagTCTGGTGATACGTCTGGGTAGTTCTCACCCGTTCTCGTCGGAGATGAAACGTCTCAGAGAGGAGGTACGCCCTCTCAGCAGACTACCCAGCTGTCCGAGGGAATACAAGAGAACAACCGTCGAGAGACTGTTCAGAGACGCCGGCTTCACACTGGACTGGTGTAACTTTGAGCTGGTTTGTTCATATGAATAATGTCATAGTGAAGGTAGACGGAGAATTTGTGCTGCCATATATTGTCATATAAGGGGCCATCCATAATGTACGTCACACGAATTTTAGTACTTTTGAGCCACCCCTGTCCTTGACATATTCTTAGCCCCCCCCCCCtgatgtgacgtcacaacACTATTTAACCCTCATGCCCCTTGCCACACTTCGATGAAACCCTCCCTGCCATTAACTCCCCAGTGACACACTTTATGGATGGCCCCTAATGTAAATAGTGTTGCCATatgtaaaatcaatttatctaCAACAGTATAAAGGCCATGAGGAATATGATTCGTTAAGTACATGTAGATGTCATCTTAATTgtcaattgtttaaattaatttttaaattatgcatATGTAGTCCTTGCAGAAACTATGTTagtgtatttataacatatatatatactatattgcAGTACAATACAATATACGGTCCACGGACCACGGATCACTTGGAATACTTAACAGAGATTCCTTCACCCATAAATCGCGTCCGATCTGAAAGTCGCGAAGTGTGGACGGCGCCTAACAAGCAATCCTTGCCGACGAGGAGTTACGCGAAACAATTGACAGCAGCAATAGTGGGACCATTGATTTTGCTGTTGCTATCGGTAGCAGCACTAACCGGTGTGCTGTGCTTCCATTATGCTGCTatgtaagtattaaaaaaattatcgattcataaactaatattatatacgttgaaattttaggatatttttttcatatagcaACACCAAGAAATATTCTCATCAACAATACTGGTATTCGTTTAACGCCTTATTGTCTAAGCATAATATTTACCACaactctttaatttttttcctttatactTCCACTTTTAAGACGTGCTATTTCATGTTTGATTTGAACATGAACATGCAACTACCCTAAtatctctttataaatatgtcacCAGTATGTTtgttgtgaaaataaaataaaagaaaaaaaaaactgcctgaaaaacataaaaaaacatgaaaaagtataaaacctttttagtctcttttttttttttttggataatgTTAATCTCATTTTATGTTAGcgctaaatttaaattttgaacgGTTCCAGAAGAGATCCCGAGTCAGACGTTTTCTTAGACGGCATTTACCATATATGCGAAGATTACAGAAACCGAAGGTTAAATTTGATATGcgaactaaaatatttaataactaataatgaaattcgttcaaaaacatttttaacataaaataattgtcaagCTAATATGTaggttaaaagttaaatttgaaaatataggTGTAGTCACGGTAACGCGTTAgtcattctatattttcttattttaatttaattatgaatattttaataacaactcACATGCGTATAAAAGTCTAACCCTCGCTTTaggaattaaaacttaaaaaccaAGTTGTGATTTGTGTTGTTAATATAACGATTTATGCATGATGCTTGtattgaaaaactttttattaaattaatatttgtaaatatatatatattttatttttgtctagaGCGCACAAATCATCTAACGTTGAAATATGCAAATATGGTACTAGCAACACAGAGCAAACTCAATTAGCTGACAACACCAGCACTAAAAGTTT
Proteins encoded:
- the LOC116774750 gene encoding epsilon-sarcoglycan isoform X1, whose protein sequence is MNKMMRQPLLWLIFMRAVVCHVYNAVETEMFSIPISPNLFNWTYQEFDQQYRFHASLIGKPELPIWLRYIYSGRHHSGFIFGTPPRNTESPITLEVIGLNRQDYETRRVLLTLKVLPKEKMARHEVEFKIDNLNVEDLLDEHRMSRLKDILRTKLWFESSEDLYPTFLASAIDLGARLPLKPSDGEGLVIRLGSSHPFSSEMKRLREEVRPLSRLPSCPREYKRTTVERLFRDAGFTLDWCNFELYNTIYGPRTTDHLEYLTEIPSPINRVRSESREVWTAPNKQSLPTRSYAKQLTAAIVGPLILLLLSVAALTGVLCFHYAAIRDPESDVFLDGIYHICEDYRNRRAHKSSNVEICKYGTSNTEQTQLADNTSTKSLGISPSSSLARPYSPKSTTNLAGSYNRPQPPPYGTLHHRKLDKTPDKRSRSLEESLKLLNEANIATEYERNPIIDYADSTDDYISIKPDTDYIINKMQNDLDDIVVPELAKYGISGIGPI
- the LOC116774750 gene encoding alpha-sarcoglycan isoform X2; translation: MNKMMRQPLLWLIFMRAVVCHVYNAVETEMFSIPISPNLFNWTYQEFDQQYRFHASLIGKPELPIWLRYIYSGRHHSGFIFGTPPRNTESPITLEVIGLNRQDYETRRVLLTLKVLPKEKMARHEVEFKIDNLNVEDLLDEHRMSRLKDILRTKLWFESSEDLYPTFLASAIDLGARLPLKPSDGEGLVIRLGSSHPFSSEMKRLREEVRPLSRLPSCPREYKRTTVERLFRDAGFTLDWCNFELYNTIYGPRTTDHLEYLTEIPSPINRVRSESREVWTAPNKQSLPTRSYAKQLTAAIVGPLILLLLSVAALTGVLCFHYAAIAHKSSNVEICKYGTSNTEQTQLADNTSTKSLGISPSSSLARPYSPKSTTNLAGSYNRPQPPPYGTLHHRKLDKTPDKRSRSLEESLKLLNEANIATEYERNPIIDYADSTDDYISIKPDTDYIINKMQNDLDDIVVPELAKYGISGIGPI